The proteins below are encoded in one region of Streptomyces marianii:
- a CDS encoding IS1182 family transposase: protein MRPGGLPSIPEQTARTARAAFPGGSLPMRVRDHLAEVFDDALFTDAFPDRGAPAQSPALLALVTVLQFTENLTDRQAADASRDRLSWKYALGAELSDAGFDFSALSKFRARLVGHGLERTLFDRLVEHCREAGLIKAGGKQRTDSTHVISAVRDLNRTELAGESVRAALEALAVAAPSWLAGVIDVAEFAERYGPRVDGWTMPGSKTKRDRLAQVFGQDALVLCRAAWSDTAPVWVREIEAVALLRQVMVQTYIIRTDGRGREVIKKRDADDSGVPPGHIRLASPYDPDARWSAKGDDLFWLGYKVHLTETCDTLPEAEAEAEAEAEAEAEAEAVRLPLRLITDVHTTEATVPDVKATAPIQQNLAERQVAPGEHYLDSGYPSVDLVVEAAGRGIGMVTPLLADHSPQAKAAEGFAKSAFRVDWKARQVHCPQGATSAGWYPVTQHRRDAIVIEFARADCRPCPSRTNCTSSVRGTRMLTLRPRELHERTTTARTEQDTESWRAKYALRAGIESTVNQALDVTGIRQARYRGLPKVTLQHAFSATALNIVRLDAWWTTNPLRKPRTSRLQRLSHQLAG, encoded by the coding sequence ATGCGGCCGGGGGGATTGCCGTCCATTCCTGAACAGACGGCCAGAACGGCCCGTGCGGCCTTCCCTGGTGGGAGCCTGCCCATGCGCGTGCGTGACCACCTTGCCGAGGTTTTCGACGACGCGTTGTTCACCGATGCGTTTCCCGATCGTGGGGCTCCCGCCCAGTCTCCGGCCCTGCTCGCGCTGGTGACGGTGCTGCAGTTCACGGAGAACCTGACCGACCGGCAGGCGGCGGACGCGTCGCGGGATCGCCTGTCGTGGAAATACGCGCTGGGCGCGGAGCTCTCCGATGCAGGCTTCGACTTCTCCGCGCTGTCGAAGTTCCGTGCCCGGCTGGTCGGGCACGGCCTGGAGCGGACACTCTTCGACAGGCTCGTCGAGCACTGCCGCGAGGCCGGGCTGATCAAGGCCGGTGGCAAGCAGCGCACGGACTCCACCCATGTGATCAGCGCGGTCCGTGACCTGAACCGGACCGAGCTGGCCGGGGAGAGTGTGCGGGCCGCTCTGGAGGCGCTGGCGGTGGCGGCGCCGTCCTGGCTGGCCGGCGTGATCGACGTCGCCGAGTTCGCCGAACGCTACGGGCCGCGCGTGGATGGCTGGACGATGCCGGGCTCGAAGACCAAGCGGGACCGGCTTGCCCAGGTCTTCGGCCAGGACGCGCTGGTCCTGTGCCGGGCGGCCTGGTCCGATACCGCGCCGGTGTGGGTCCGCGAGATCGAGGCGGTGGCCCTCCTGCGGCAGGTCATGGTGCAGACCTACATCATCCGTACCGATGGCCGGGGACGGGAGGTGATCAAGAAGCGGGACGCCGACGACAGCGGGGTCCCGCCCGGCCATATCCGCCTGGCCTCCCCGTACGACCCCGACGCCCGCTGGTCGGCCAAGGGCGACGACCTGTTCTGGCTCGGATACAAGGTCCACCTCACCGAGACCTGCGACACCCTCCCCGAAGCCGAAGCCGAAGCCGAAGCCGAAGCCGAAGCCGAAGCCGAAGCCGAAGCCGTGAGGCTTCCATTACGGCTGATCACGGATGTCCACACCACCGAGGCGACCGTTCCGGACGTCAAGGCCACCGCGCCCATCCAGCAGAACCTGGCCGAGCGGCAGGTCGCACCGGGCGAGCACTACCTCGACTCCGGATACCCCTCCGTCGACCTGGTCGTGGAAGCGGCGGGCCGGGGCATCGGCATGGTCACCCCGCTCCTGGCCGACCACTCCCCGCAGGCCAAGGCCGCCGAGGGCTTCGCCAAGAGCGCCTTCCGCGTCGACTGGAAGGCCCGCCAGGTCCACTGTCCCCAGGGGGCCACCAGCGCCGGCTGGTACCCGGTCACCCAGCACCGACGAGACGCCATCGTGATCGAATTCGCCCGAGCCGACTGCCGTCCCTGTCCCTCCCGGACCAACTGCACCAGCTCGGTCCGCGGTACCCGCATGCTCACCCTGCGTCCCCGTGAACTCCACGAACGCACCACCACAGCCAGAACCGAACAGGACACCGAGTCCTGGAGGGCCAAGTACGCCCTCCGCGCCGGCATCGAGAGCACCGTCAACCAGGCCCTCGACGTCACCGGCATCCGCCAGGCCCGCTACCGCGGGCTACCGAAAGTCACCCTCCAACACGCCTTCTCCGCCACCGCCCTCAACATCGTCCGCCTCGACGCCTGGTGGACCACCAACCCACTACGCAAGCCCCGCACCAGCCGACTGCAGCGCCTCAGCCACCAACTCGCCGGCTGA
- a CDS encoding ISAs1 family transposase translates to MRVEFTAAAQVAQLRRTVTRKGKRTVEIVYLITSADARTAPPAILAAWVQSHWEIENRLHWVRDVTFDEDRSQIRTGNAPRITATLRNTVTTLLRLAGHHNIAAALRHHARDTGRPINLLLTA, encoded by the coding sequence ATCCGGGTCGAGTTCACGGCCGCTGCGCAGGTCGCCCAACTGCGGCGCACCGTCACCAGGAAGGGCAAACGGACCGTCGAGATCGTCTACCTGATCACCAGCGCGGACGCCCGCACCGCACCGCCCGCCATCCTGGCCGCATGGGTGCAGTCACACTGGGAGATCGAGAACCGCCTGCACTGGGTCCGCGACGTCACCTTCGACGAAGACCGCTCCCAGATCCGCACCGGCAACGCACCCCGCATCACGGCCACCCTGCGCAACACCGTGACCACCCTGCTCCGCCTGGCCGGACACCACAACATCGCCGCCGCCCTACGCCATCACGCCCGCGACACCGGCCGCCCCATCAACCTGCTCCTGACAGCATGA
- a CDS encoding class I SAM-dependent methyltransferase, translating to MNPDAGAAVGRTIEANGLHGKVRFHLSDGFSQVPDDLRWDLMVGNPPHVNAVAAASDYQRSHSPLIWKDTDWAIHRSFYAKAAQRLRPGGSVVIQENHRFSAPEDFTEMAEESGLEVVGAFECGAGYEDYYFLWSRLPAHDDQCKHTS from the coding sequence GTGAACCCCGATGCCGGGGCCGCCGTGGGGCGGACCATCGAAGCGAACGGCCTCCACGGAAAGGTCCGCTTCCACCTGTCCGACGGGTTCAGCCAGGTGCCCGATGACCTGCGCTGGGATCTGATGGTGGGCAACCCGCCGCACGTCAACGCGGTCGCGGCCGCCTCGGACTACCAGCGCAGCCACTCCCCGCTCATCTGGAAAGACACCGACTGGGCCATTCACCGCAGCTTCTACGCCAAGGCAGCGCAGCGGCTACGGCCCGGCGGCTCCGTCGTCATCCAAGAGAACCACCGGTTCTCCGCCCCGGAGGACTTCACAGAGATGGCCGAGGAGTCCGGCCTGGAGGTCGTCGGAGCCTTCGAGTGCGGGGCCGGCTACGAGGACTACTACTTCCTGTGGTCCCGGCTGCCCGCGCACGACGACCAATGCAAGCACACTTCATGA
- the panD gene encoding aspartate 1-decarboxylase, translated as MLRSMMKSKIHRATVTQADLHYVGSVTVSADLMEAADLLPGEQVDIVDIDNGARLTTYVIEGPRDSGVIGINGAAARLISPGDLVILIAYGMVAEDEARTLRPRVVFVDEHNRVVSQGHEPADVPDGFGLRSGSRVSS; from the coding sequence ATGTTGCGTTCCATGATGAAGTCCAAGATCCACCGGGCGACCGTGACCCAGGCGGACCTTCACTACGTCGGTTCGGTCACCGTGAGCGCCGACCTGATGGAGGCGGCCGACCTGCTCCCCGGCGAGCAGGTCGACATCGTGGACATCGACAACGGCGCGCGGCTCACCACATACGTCATCGAAGGTCCCCGCGATTCCGGGGTCATAGGCATCAACGGCGCTGCCGCCCGCCTGATCAGTCCCGGAGATCTGGTCATCCTCATCGCCTACGGGATGGTGGCGGAGGACGAGGCCCGGACTCTCAGGCCTCGGGTGGTCTTCGTGGACGAGCACAACAGGGTGGTGAGCCAGGGTCACGAACCCGCAGACGTTCCGGACGGCTTCGGCCTGCGGTCCGGCAGCCGGGTGTCCTCGTAG
- a CDS encoding ATP-grasp domain-containing protein — MNPMITWIYESEDADPTEVEAFERSITQRYSVLSRPRGLDFRVIRAAELVPSSVGRPVLRYRGEDLLEQRQCYIVEDMATQPQGGQALRAIYRTVQASSSVLLNRSFDGPDYLERDKLAQLQHAGALGIPTTGTITVPSGKYARRAIAEVRRELGDGPYIVKPREMTGGYGVLRVDSDQQLAATIDIVAQTGAGYIVQPLIPHYGDMRVFVADGKVVSSLTRRPRPGGYLASVSQGGTIEVNQDHLQVADFCSRMAQDLRAEWMCVDWLMTDSGPVLNEWSTAHGGFTMMPEPELGKVADAFFGWIRGRLDAEVARR, encoded by the coding sequence ATGAACCCTATGATCACGTGGATATACGAGTCCGAGGACGCGGATCCGACAGAGGTGGAGGCATTCGAGCGCAGCATCACGCAGCGCTACTCGGTGCTTTCCCGGCCCCGCGGCCTTGACTTCCGGGTGATCAGAGCAGCGGAGCTGGTGCCGTCCTCCGTGGGCAGGCCAGTCCTGCGCTACCGCGGCGAGGACCTGCTGGAGCAGCGGCAGTGCTACATCGTCGAAGACATGGCCACCCAACCACAGGGCGGCCAGGCGCTGCGCGCCATCTACCGCACCGTCCAGGCCAGCAGTTCGGTCCTGCTCAACCGCTCGTTCGACGGCCCCGACTACCTGGAGCGTGACAAGCTCGCACAACTCCAGCACGCCGGCGCGCTGGGCATCCCGACCACGGGAACCATCACGGTGCCGTCCGGCAAGTACGCCCGCCGGGCGATCGCCGAAGTGCGGCGTGAACTCGGCGACGGCCCCTACATCGTCAAGCCGCGCGAGATGACCGGCGGTTACGGCGTGCTGCGGGTCGACTCCGATCAGCAGCTGGCGGCGACGATCGACATCGTCGCCCAAACCGGGGCCGGATACATCGTGCAGCCGCTGATCCCGCACTACGGCGACATGCGTGTGTTCGTCGCCGACGGCAAGGTCGTGTCCTCTCTGACCCGCCGCCCCCGCCCCGGGGGCTACCTGGCGAGCGTCAGCCAGGGAGGGACCATAGAGGTGAACCAGGACCACCTGCAGGTCGCTGACTTCTGCAGTCGTATGGCACAGGACCTGCGAGCCGAATGGATGTGCGTCGACTGGCTGATGACCGACTCCGGTCCCGTGCTCAACGAGTGGAGCACGGCCCATGGCGGCTTCACCATGATGCCGGAGCCGGAACTCGGCAAGGTCGCCGACGCCTTCTTCGGCTGGATCCGTGGGCGACTGGACGCGGAGGTAGCCCGCCGTTGA
- a CDS encoding MFS transporter, with protein sequence MSTSQTVPLRRVAGFRNFWLSRAVSGLGSAVTTVVLPVLVFEESRSPLLVALVAAAGTLPYLAFGLIAGAVADRVDRRTLMIAADWLNALCLGSIPLAWAMGVLTAGHVVVVAFLSSTLALFFDAGVYGFVPDIVGKDSLARANSAIYGAETVVRIAGNALAGGLIMLFRPAGTLALDALTFVVSALFIRAVTGVPRRSAPSDAKRPGFKESIGQGLRFLAGHPTLRIMTVVGTLQSFSGGAIVGQLVVFADRGLGIHGSDGRIGLLYMAWSAGGIGGSLLLPRLRRRFDAFPLLLWVLPVGALLGLVVVLTSDWRVALVALTVWGTAYLIVLVNTMTYSQEVTPAELQGRVNTTRRMLSSGLGVPLGALVASSITVSVGIKAGMATAVIAIALAAVVVWAVRLGGLVSPAPKA encoded by the coding sequence ATGTCGACTTCACAGACTGTTCCCCTCCGCCGCGTCGCTGGATTTCGAAACTTCTGGCTTTCCCGTGCTGTTTCCGGCCTCGGGTCCGCCGTCACCACCGTCGTGCTCCCCGTCCTGGTCTTCGAGGAAAGCAGATCGCCCCTGCTGGTCGCCCTCGTCGCAGCCGCTGGAACGCTGCCCTACCTGGCCTTCGGCCTGATCGCGGGCGCGGTCGCGGACCGTGTGGACCGGCGCACCCTGATGATCGCGGCTGACTGGCTCAACGCTCTGTGCCTGGGCTCCATACCGTTGGCCTGGGCCATGGGAGTGCTGACGGCGGGGCATGTCGTCGTGGTGGCGTTCCTGTCGTCCACGCTCGCCCTCTTCTTCGACGCGGGCGTCTACGGGTTCGTCCCGGACATCGTCGGCAAGGACAGCCTGGCCCGCGCCAACAGTGCGATCTACGGTGCGGAGACCGTCGTCCGCATCGCCGGAAACGCTCTCGCGGGCGGCCTCATCATGCTCTTCCGCCCCGCCGGTACGCTCGCGCTCGACGCCCTGACCTTCGTCGTCTCGGCGCTCTTCATCAGGGCGGTCACCGGTGTCCCGCGCAGGTCCGCGCCCTCGGACGCCAAGAGGCCGGGTTTCAAGGAATCCATCGGCCAAGGCCTCCGCTTCCTGGCCGGTCACCCCACACTGCGGATCATGACCGTGGTCGGCACCCTCCAGTCGTTCTCCGGCGGCGCGATCGTCGGTCAGCTGGTCGTCTTCGCCGACCGGGGGCTGGGCATCCACGGCTCGGACGGGCGGATCGGCCTGCTCTACATGGCCTGGAGCGCCGGAGGCATCGGCGGGTCGCTGCTGCTGCCTCGGCTTCGGCGCCGCTTCGACGCCTTCCCCCTGCTGCTGTGGGTGCTGCCGGTCGGGGCGCTCCTCGGCCTCGTCGTCGTGCTCACCTCCGACTGGCGGGTCGCGCTGGTGGCCCTGACGGTGTGGGGAACGGCCTACCTCATCGTCTTGGTGAACACGATGACCTACTCCCAGGAGGTGACGCCGGCCGAACTTCAGGGCCGGGTCAACACCACCCGCCGGATGCTGTCCTCGGGTCTGGGCGTGCCGCTCGGCGCGCTGGTGGCCAGCAGCATCACCGTGTCCGTCGGCATCAAGGCCGGGATGGCCACGGCCGTCATCGCGATCGCTCTCGCCGCCGTGGTCGTCTGGGCGGTACGCCTGGGCGGGCTTGTGAGCCCCGCTCCGAAGGCGTAG
- a CDS encoding HelD family protein, producing MTSSSLERPAQQADREREQDRLDLLHQQVGVLREHIARELRIVLRESTGTAQGQVERGATAERLTRRLAALDAAENGLCFGRLDRMTGDRLYIGRIGVPGAEPDDDPLLIDWRAPAARPFYTATAAAPQGVRLRRHLHTRNRRVLRVDDELFADVSTVPDDIQLSGEAALLAALRQSKTGRMQDAVATLQAEQDRIVRSPHAGVMVVQGSPGTGKTVVALHRAAYLLYTHQRLERSGVLVVGPNSVFLDYIGQVLPGLGETSVLLSSVGGLYPGVLARAEDHPGAAEIKGRLVMADVLETAVRARQAAVTGPVDVAIGGELIRLTRRFLADAAARATEGGVQHNLARPAFREAVFDELAGRLARVIGDIEAGFEEVLADQVDVEALERAVGKDLASVFGEDVSVYDIRAQEPIEFAERKADWLDKLPHDPVARKLMDSLWPVLTPEGLLTELFTDPDRLAEAAPQLTEAERALLLREPTAPWTLSDVSLLDEAAELLGFDDRAETERAAARRAAQRDYAQGVLDIARASHGEDGTAGAGAQLNAADLVTAEQLAEWHGAADLRTVAERAAADRSWVFGHVIADEAQDVSPMTWRLLVRRCPTRSFTIVGDAAQSSDAAGSTSWQQALEPFFGTRWRREDLTVNYRTPAEIVSASRPVLEAIAADLAPARAVRDGAAPPRCERTTTQEFPARLAAVAAEAARGGEGGRVAVIVPSATLERLATAVAAEIPGTSWGADADLEQGVVVLNVRQVKGLEFDSVVVADPQGILDGSARGLSDLYVALTRAGQSLHVLHPGPLPDVLRHLAQEAT from the coding sequence ATGACGTCTTCTTCGCTGGAGCGACCAGCCCAGCAAGCGGATAGGGAACGCGAACAGGATCGCCTGGACCTGCTCCACCAGCAGGTGGGGGTCCTGCGTGAGCACATCGCCCGGGAACTGCGCATCGTGCTACGCGAGTCCACCGGCACCGCTCAGGGGCAGGTGGAGCGCGGGGCCACGGCAGAACGGCTCACCCGGCGACTGGCCGCGCTGGACGCCGCCGAGAACGGCCTCTGCTTCGGTCGGCTCGACCGAATGACCGGCGACCGGCTCTACATCGGCCGGATCGGCGTACCCGGTGCCGAGCCGGACGACGACCCTCTTCTCATCGACTGGCGCGCCCCTGCCGCCCGGCCGTTCTACACCGCCACCGCGGCGGCTCCCCAAGGCGTACGGCTGCGCCGCCACCTGCACACGCGGAACCGCCGCGTACTGCGCGTGGACGACGAGTTGTTCGCCGACGTGTCGACCGTCCCCGACGACATCCAGCTCTCCGGTGAAGCCGCGCTGCTGGCCGCCCTGCGGCAGAGCAAGACGGGCCGGATGCAGGACGCCGTCGCCACCCTCCAGGCCGAGCAGGACCGCATCGTTCGCTCGCCGCACGCGGGTGTCATGGTCGTCCAGGGCAGTCCGGGCACCGGAAAGACCGTCGTGGCCCTGCACCGCGCCGCCTACCTGCTCTACACCCACCAGCGCCTGGAGCGGAGCGGTGTCCTGGTCGTAGGTCCCAACTCCGTCTTCCTCGACTACATCGGCCAGGTCCTGCCCGGCCTCGGCGAGACCAGTGTGCTGCTGTCGTCCGTCGGTGGGCTGTACCCCGGCGTCCTGGCGCGTGCCGAGGACCACCCCGGCGCCGCCGAGATCAAGGGCCGCCTGGTCATGGCCGATGTCCTGGAGACAGCCGTACGGGCCCGGCAGGCGGCCGTCACGGGCCCCGTCGACGTGGCGATCGGTGGTGAGCTCATCCGGCTGACGCGCAGGTTCCTGGCCGACGCGGCGGCCCGGGCCACCGAGGGCGGGGTCCAGCACAACCTCGCCCGCCCCGCGTTCCGTGAGGCCGTCTTCGACGAACTGGCCGGCCGGCTCGCCCGTGTAATCGGCGACATCGAAGCCGGCTTCGAAGAGGTCCTGGCCGACCAGGTCGACGTCGAAGCCCTGGAACGCGCCGTGGGAAAGGATCTGGCCAGTGTGTTCGGGGAAGACGTGTCCGTTTACGACATCCGGGCACAGGAGCCCATCGAGTTCGCCGAGCGCAAGGCCGACTGGCTGGACAAGCTGCCCCACGACCCGGTGGCCCGCAAGCTGATGGACTCACTGTGGCCCGTCCTCACTCCGGAAGGACTGCTGACCGAGCTGTTCACCGACCCCGACCGCCTTGCCGAAGCGGCCCCGCAGCTCACCGAGGCCGAGCGGGCGCTGCTGCTGCGTGAGCCGACGGCGCCCTGGACCCTCTCCGACGTGTCCCTCCTCGATGAGGCGGCCGAACTGCTCGGCTTCGACGACCGTGCCGAGACCGAGCGGGCGGCGGCCCGGCGGGCCGCCCAGCGCGACTACGCCCAAGGCGTCCTGGACATCGCGCGCGCCTCTCACGGTGAGGACGGGACCGCGGGCGCAGGCGCGCAGCTGAACGCCGCCGACCTGGTCACCGCCGAACAGCTTGCCGAATGGCACGGGGCGGCCGATCTGCGCACCGTCGCGGAGCGGGCGGCGGCCGACCGGTCCTGGGTCTTCGGCCACGTCATCGCCGACGAGGCGCAGGATGTGTCGCCGATGACGTGGCGCCTGCTGGTTCGCCGCTGCCCCACCCGCTCCTTCACCATCGTCGGGGATGCCGCGCAGTCCAGCGACGCCGCCGGCTCGACATCCTGGCAGCAGGCCCTCGAACCGTTCTTCGGGACGCGCTGGCGGCGGGAGGATCTCACGGTCAACTACCGCACCCCCGCCGAGATCGTGTCAGCCTCCAGACCGGTACTCGAGGCAATCGCCGCGGACCTCGCACCGGCACGTGCGGTACGCGACGGAGCGGCACCGCCGCGGTGCGAACGCACCACCACCCAAGAGTTCCCGGCCCGACTCGCCGCGGTCGCGGCCGAGGCGGCGCGGGGCGGCGAGGGCGGCCGTGTTGCCGTGATCGTTCCCTCCGCCACGCTGGAACGGCTCGCCACCGCCGTCGCCGCAGAGATCCCCGGCACCTCCTGGGGCGCGGACGCCGACCTCGAACAGGGCGTCGTCGTCCTGAACGTTCGGCAGGTCAAGGGGCTGGAGTTCGACTCCGTCGTGGTGGCAGATCCCCAGGGAATCCTGGACGGCTCCGCGCGAGGCCTCAGCGACCTCTACGTGGCGCTGACCCGGGCCGGTCAGAGCCTGCACGTGCTGCACCCGGGGCCCCTGCCGGACGTGCTCAGGCACCTTGCGCAGGAGGCAACGTGA
- a CDS encoding MarR family transcriptional regulator, producing MVAVESPGAPGVEALLLRSGRVSEAGWAELFPSRTAPENPDAGLIARGHIGAAELQVVIAMALQDAVFAVVAGDMTDCAAAHDGPEVPVARGEDPLRLLDTAARKLAGLAALPCAVLPDRERVVAGHGVSGAAEELAPHRREILFLADGRRTPRDIAFALGRGVYGVTVEVSRMLGEGLLERATHGAEAIGVPKVWAERAPVPRSAAAPGNVVHGVEALPRRTPGASGFRSKTLVAEESAASWKGLFRFRSRTREAEFRVADS from the coding sequence GTGGTCGCGGTCGAGAGTCCGGGAGCCCCCGGGGTCGAGGCACTCCTGCTGCGCTCCGGCCGGGTGAGCGAGGCGGGCTGGGCAGAGCTGTTCCCCTCGCGGACCGCCCCGGAGAACCCGGATGCCGGACTCATCGCCCGCGGGCACATAGGCGCGGCCGAGCTTCAGGTCGTCATCGCGATGGCACTGCAGGACGCGGTATTCGCCGTCGTCGCGGGAGACATGACCGACTGCGCCGCGGCCCACGACGGCCCGGAGGTCCCGGTAGCGCGCGGCGAGGATCCACTGCGGCTGCTGGACACCGCCGCCAGGAAGCTCGCAGGACTCGCCGCGCTGCCCTGCGCCGTCCTGCCCGACCGCGAGCGGGTGGTCGCCGGGCACGGTGTCAGCGGCGCGGCGGAGGAACTGGCGCCGCACAGGCGGGAGATCCTCTTCCTCGCCGACGGCCGGCGCACCCCACGGGACATCGCCTTCGCGCTCGGCCGCGGCGTTTACGGCGTGACCGTCGAGGTGTCCCGCATGCTCGGTGAGGGGCTGCTGGAGCGGGCCACGCACGGTGCGGAGGCGATCGGCGTGCCCAAGGTCTGGGCGGAGCGCGCCCCGGTGCCACGCAGTGCGGCCGCCCCCGGGAACGTCGTGCACGGCGTTGAGGCCCTCCCCCGCCGCACCCCCGGAGCCAGTGGGTTCAGGTCGAAGACTCTCGTCGCGGAGGAATCCGCAGCGAGCTGGAAAGGGCTCTTTCGGTTCAGGAGCCGTACCCGGGAAGCGGAATTCAGGGTCGCCGACTCCTGA
- a CDS encoding roadblock/LC7 domain-containing protein, protein MDHEALAGEMKGLRDQISGITDTVIAAVDGILIAADTEDGIEPNELAALAAASMGIAQRTAAATGRGPLRRTVACGSRGCAAVYPVGDTALMVVLGDEGLAVEQLHLESQPMLKRIGAILSEGN, encoded by the coding sequence ATGGATCACGAGGCGTTGGCCGGTGAGATGAAAGGACTTCGTGACCAGATATCAGGAATTACCGACACGGTGATCGCCGCGGTGGACGGAATACTCATCGCGGCCGACACGGAGGACGGTATCGAACCCAACGAACTCGCCGCGCTCGCCGCGGCCAGTATGGGTATCGCCCAGCGTACGGCAGCGGCCACCGGCCGCGGTCCTCTGCGGCGCACGGTGGCTTGTGGAAGCAGGGGCTGCGCCGCGGTCTACCCGGTGGGTGACACGGCCCTGATGGTGGTCCTCGGTGACGAAGGACTCGCCGTCGAGCAACTGCACCTGGAGTCCCAGCCGATGCTGAAGCGCATCGGAGCCATCCTCTCCGAAGGGAACTGA
- a CDS encoding hemolysin family protein: protein MTTLQLLIGAFTLVTNAFFVGAEFALISVRRSQIEPAAVKGNRRARTTLWGIEHLSAMMATAQLGITVSSLVLGAVAEPAIAHLLEPPFHAIGVPAALIHPIAFVIALTLATYLHMLVGEMVPKNIALAAPAPTALLLGPPLVALTRALRPVVFGINAFANALLRLLRVEPKDEVASVFTDDELARLVKDSSAAGLLEPEDGERLQDALELGTRPVGEVMVPLNKMLTVGAGITPQGLEKASVANRFSRLPVVAESGAILGYLHIKDALGAADRTKPFPRTALHPIIKVAIDTPLDDTMTAMRGAGTHLAAVTGTKGTVIGFVTMEDVLEELVGPAPDAVA from the coding sequence ATGACCACCCTCCAGCTGCTGATCGGTGCGTTCACCCTCGTCACCAACGCCTTCTTCGTCGGAGCCGAGTTCGCCCTGATCTCCGTGCGCCGCAGCCAGATCGAGCCGGCCGCGGTCAAGGGCAACCGGCGTGCCCGGACCACCCTCTGGGGCATCGAGCACCTGTCCGCGATGATGGCCACGGCCCAGCTCGGCATCACCGTGTCGTCGCTGGTGCTGGGTGCCGTCGCCGAACCGGCCATCGCCCATCTGCTGGAGCCCCCGTTCCACGCCATCGGCGTCCCGGCGGCGCTGATCCACCCGATCGCGTTCGTCATCGCGCTGACGCTGGCGACGTATCTGCACATGCTCGTCGGCGAGATGGTCCCGAAGAACATCGCCCTCGCCGCCCCGGCGCCGACCGCGCTGCTCCTTGGCCCCCCGCTGGTGGCGCTGACCCGGGCCCTGCGACCGGTGGTCTTCGGTATCAACGCCTTCGCCAACGCCCTCCTGCGACTGCTGAGGGTCGAGCCGAAGGACGAGGTCGCCTCGGTCTTCACCGACGACGAACTGGCCCGCCTGGTCAAGGACTCCAGCGCGGCCGGGCTCCTCGAACCGGAGGACGGCGAGCGACTGCAGGACGCGCTGGAACTGGGCACCCGGCCGGTCGGCGAGGTGATGGTGCCGCTCAACAAGATGCTCACCGTCGGCGCCGGAATCACCCCCCAGGGCCTGGAAAAGGCCTCCGTCGCCAACCGGTTCTCCCGCCTTCCGGTGGTCGCGGAGAGCGGTGCGATCCTGGGCTACCTGCACATCAAGGACGCGCTCGGCGCCGCCGACCGCACGAAGCCCTTCCCGCGCACGGCCCTCCACCCCATCATCAAGGTCGCCATCGACACCCCCCTCGACGACACCATGACCGCCATGCGGGGCGCCGGCACCCATCTCGCCGCCGTCACCGGCACCAAGGGCACCGTCATCGGCTTCGTCACCATGGAGGACGTCCTGGAGGAACTGGTGGGTCCGGCTCCCGACGCGGTCGCCTGA